ATTTTGAACAGATCAGCTGTATTACCTTTCAGGACAAAAGTGAATTAATTGAACGTATTTATCAACACTGGAAACCGGCCTATTATCGCATCCGTTACCATATTACCAACATCAACAGTGTTTACGATATTGTTTTGCAAGAGTTCGGGCATTTACATGAAATGGTACGTAAAGCCATAGCGCCGTTTGAAAAGATACTGCATTGTAATATGCCGGATGAGGAAGTGGCGTTTATTACCGTTTTATTAGGCGGCTGGTTAACACGAGAAGGGCTAATTAACCAAATTAAAACAAAGAAAATTGCTATAGTTGTTTGTGAAAATAGCGCCACAGTCTCTACTTACTTATATTTGACTTTACAGGTATTGCTTCCGGAACTTCACTTTTCTGATGCCATGTCTAAACGAGAGTTTGAAAAGTATAAACACTATTATGACATTGTTTTTTCAACCTCACATTTATCCACCGATAAACTGCTCTTTATCGTTAACCCTTCGTTAAATAATTTGCATAAAAACGCATTGCGTAACCAAGTTATTGGCACATTACAAGGGATTGACCCAAGCATTATCCAAGTTGAAGAACTGATGTTAATTGTTGAAAAGTTCACCCATATAAAAGACAGAAAGGCGCTACAAAAAGAGCTTACCGCCTACCTGTATAATGATGAACTCAATGACAATCCGCTACGAATCAACCAACAAGAGATCCCTTCGTTGGCGGATTTAATGCAAAAAGAGCATATCTACCTTGCCCAAACAGCCGATATTTCATGGCAACAGGCACTGGAATTAGCGGCTAAACCACTATTAAACGGACAATTTATTGAACGTTATTATCTGGAACGAATGATCAATAAAATCCAATTTGAACAGCCCTACATTATGCTGGTTGAAGGGTTAATTATTGCGCATGCCGGTATTGATGATGGTGTCAATCAAGTTGCCATGTCGCTACTTAGGTTACCCGACAAAATCGATATTGGTGGCTATATGCAAGCCGATTTAATTGTAGTGCTAGCGACCAACAATCCACAAAAACATCTTAAAGCATTGGCGCAATTAAATGAGTTATTAGAACTTCATGACGGTTCAACCCATTTACGCCAAGCCAAAAATAATCAAGAAATTTGGGAATTATTTGCCCGCTATCAATGAATATTTTGCCTAAAAAGGAGTGTTAAAATGTTAGAGATTCAAAAACAATATGTTGTCGATATGGCTAAGAAATCCAGTGAATGGGGACTTTGTAAACATAAAGCAGGTAATTCAAGTGTTCGGGACAAACAGACCGGCTATGTGCTAGTTACCCCAACAACCATTGATAAACAACTATTAACCGCACGTGATATTGTGGTTATGGATCTAGATGCTAATGTGATTGAAGCGCAATCCGGATTAAGACCGACTAGTGAATGTTTGATGCATTTGGAAATTTATAAGGCTCGTCCGGATGTGTTTGCCGTTTCACACACCCACTCAATTTTTGCAACGGCATTTGCGGTATTAGCAAAGCCCATTCCGGCAGTTGTTTATGAGTGTGCTATTTTGAATTTAAAAGACGGCGTGATTCCGGTTGCGCCATATGGTCGCCCTGGTACGCCGGAACTGTCAACTAGTGTCATTGAGCCAATTAAGCGAGCCGATGCCATTTTAATGGAAAAACATGGCGCCATTGCGGTGGATAAAGATCCCTATGAAGCGGTATTAAAAGCGGCCTACATTGAAGAAATGGCAGAGATTTATTATCACGCATTGTTGATTAATGGTGGTAAAGATCCGGGTGGATTCCCGCCGCAAGAGTTACAAAGTTGGGCATATCCTTCCCAAATA
This Gilliamella sp. ESL0443 DNA region includes the following protein-coding sequences:
- a CDS encoding BglG family transcription antiterminator; its protein translation is MVVDKRIHAVLNALIQNPSVSGVELQNKFGLTRKQLSYTLKKINDFLESSNLELIKRFKTGKFSIPKVVIETFRDEPVSLSIGRYIYSEDERVHLLLFFLLTRTERLSLIHLSSALTVSQNTVINDIKKEQTLLDQYHMQVTYDRENGYRIVGTEINKRYLLLKLIHRIINMPIADKIFRHNKIITQGRLEQVGQVFSEIERKLKIVFTDEQLQELTYFIGFMLHRIETNKKIELLPENYTDVANSRDFQLMKKLIERFGITDLNEQIFLTVLVQSSNIQALSDKYFHLDAVLLESAVEVIDNFEQISCITFQDKSELIERIYQHWKPAYYRIRYHITNINSVYDIVLQEFGHLHEMVRKAIAPFEKILHCNMPDEEVAFITVLLGGWLTREGLINQIKTKKIAIVVCENSATVSTYLYLTLQVLLPELHFSDAMSKREFEKYKHYYDIVFSTSHLSTDKLLFIVNPSLNNLHKNALRNQVIGTLQGIDPSIIQVEELMLIVEKFTHIKDRKALQKELTAYLYNDELNDNPLRINQQEIPSLADLMQKEHIYLAQTADISWQQALELAAKPLLNGQFIERYYLERMINKIQFEQPYIMLVEGLIIAHAGIDDGVNQVAMSLLRLPDKIDIGGYMQADLIVVLATNNPQKHLKALAQLNELLELHDGSTHLRQAKNNQEIWELFARYQ
- a CDS encoding class II aldolase/adducin family protein; the protein is MLEIQKQYVVDMAKKSSEWGLCKHKAGNSSVRDKQTGYVLVTPTTIDKQLLTARDIVVMDLDANVIEAQSGLRPTSECLMHLEIYKARPDVFAVSHTHSIFATAFAVLAKPIPAVVYECAILNLKDGVIPVAPYGRPGTPELSTSVIEPIKRADAILMEKHGAIAVDKDPYEAVLKAAYIEEMAEIYYHALLINGGKDPGGFPPQELQSWAYPSQIKFKQ